ATGATCAGCATCCTGCAGGCCATCAAGGCCGCCGGCGCCCTGCAAGCCGAAATCGAGGTGATCTGATGGACGCCGTGGCCGTTTCCCCCGACCTGCTGCGCGCCAATGCCCCGGCTCGCCCCGCCCCGCCTCAAAACCTGGAAGCCATGCGCCGCACGGCCGAGGCCTTCGAGGCCAGCTTCCTGTCGCAGATGATGAAGCCCATGTTCGAGAGCCTGAGCACCGAGGCCCCCTTCGGCGGCGGCGCGGGCGAGGCCGCCTGGCGCGGCTTCCTGGTCGACGCCATGGCCCAGCAGACGGTGAAGGCCGGCGGCGTCGGCCTGGCCGACAGCGTCCTGGCCCAGATGATCAAGATGCAGGAGCAAGGCGCATGACCGCCGATGTCGAAACCGCCGCCC
The nucleotide sequence above comes from Brevundimonas naejangsanensis. Encoded proteins:
- a CDS encoding rod-binding protein: MDAVAVSPDLLRANAPARPAPPQNLEAMRRTAEAFEASFLSQMMKPMFESLSTEAPFGGGAGEAAWRGFLVDAMAQQTVKAGGVGLADSVLAQMIKMQEQGA